From a region of the Tenggerimyces flavus genome:
- the gmd gene encoding GDP-mannose 4,6-dehydratase, which yields MKRALITGITGQDGSYLAELLLAKGYEVHGLIRRASTFNTHRIDHLYQDPHESAARLFLHHGDLTDGSAIMSLVARLQPDEIYHLAAQSHVRVSFDQPEYTGDVTGVGTTRLLEAIRSTGVSTRFYQASSSEMFGASPPPQSEETPFYPRSPYGAAKLYAYWMARNYREAYGMFAVNGILFNHESPRRGETFVTRKITRAVARIKLGLESSLYLGNLDAVRDWGYAPEYVDAMWRMLQADSARDYVVATGTRFSVRDFVSAAFACVELDWEQYIRYDARYERPTEVDELIGDASLARKELGWEAQVHAPELVRIMVEADVRRLSEELDGSAARRTRYDP from the coding sequence GTGAAACGGGCGCTCATCACGGGGATCACGGGTCAGGACGGTTCGTACCTGGCGGAGCTGTTGCTCGCCAAGGGGTACGAGGTCCACGGGCTGATCAGGCGGGCGTCGACGTTCAACACCCACCGCATCGACCACCTCTACCAGGACCCGCACGAGTCGGCGGCGCGGCTCTTTCTCCATCACGGCGACCTGACGGACGGCTCGGCGATCATGTCGCTGGTGGCCCGGCTGCAGCCCGACGAGATCTACCATCTGGCGGCCCAGTCGCACGTGCGGGTGTCGTTCGACCAGCCCGAGTACACCGGCGACGTGACGGGCGTGGGGACGACGCGGCTGCTGGAGGCGATCCGTTCGACGGGCGTCTCGACGCGGTTCTACCAGGCTTCGTCGTCGGAGATGTTCGGCGCTTCGCCGCCGCCGCAGTCGGAGGAGACGCCGTTCTATCCGCGGTCGCCGTACGGTGCGGCGAAGCTCTACGCGTACTGGATGGCGCGGAACTATCGCGAGGCGTACGGAATGTTCGCGGTGAACGGGATCCTGTTCAACCACGAGTCGCCGCGGCGCGGTGAGACGTTCGTGACGCGGAAGATCACCCGGGCGGTGGCGCGGATCAAGCTTGGGCTCGAGTCCTCGCTGTACTTGGGGAATCTCGACGCGGTGCGCGACTGGGGCTACGCGCCGGAGTACGTGGACGCGATGTGGCGGATGCTGCAGGCGGACTCGGCGCGCGACTACGTGGTGGCGACGGGGACGCGGTTCTCGGTGCGGGACTTCGTCTCCGCGGCTTTCGCCTGCGTGGAGCTGGACTGGGAGCAGTACATCCGCTACGACGCCCGCTATGAGCGGCCGACCGAGGTCGACGAGCTGATTGGCGACGCCTCGCTGGCCCGCAAGGAGCTGGGCTGGGAGGCTCAGGTGCACGCGCCCGAGCTGGTGCGGATCATGGTCGAGGCGGACGTGCGGCGGCTCTCGGAGGAGCTGGACGGGTCGGCGGCGCGGCGGACGAGGTACGACCCGTGA
- a CDS encoding fibrinogen-like YCDxxxxGGGW domain-containing protein → MKFRRILAATVAAASGVLIVLPPSTVQAADPPPPTGLTSVTASPSCWAIKQSHPNSPNGIYWLQTSKLVSPAQFYCDMVTDGGGWVLVARGRQGWNWSYNGQGTPSAVRTTTTGTGAFTPAALPAKTIDGLLDGGRVDSLVDGVRLRRATNSDGTDWQEMRWRFASRDRWSWMISAGHRIAQFTVDGVNRGSGSSRSWANDNSYRYVATARIQQHGWAAGFSFGPNIGGANNATSYLWEYASENAAIPFTQVFIRPRITDSSFDEIPTAGTPAKTLSPLMDSKTVNTTPWGVTGCIGGCTELNLEAEGLAQVGNTMFVGGAFQYVQKGANPGAGEKVEQRYLAGFDIDTGEWRSGFRPVVNGLVWDLAKTPDNKLIISGDFTTVNGVAVGGLAKLDPVTGAVDPKWRSNVLNGTARGRARAIDVQGSWLYVGGDFNRITGGDPTAGALFGPVTVGRAARVNVANGRPDGTWKPNFNGSIIELDASDRNDRVYFSGYFTTVNGVTGTNKVAVINVTGGGVLTPGMKKWVPSGTTVDKQYQQTIMEIGDSVWVGGSEHILGKYDRDDFTFERSFTTTQGGDFQALGVVNGVVYASCHCAENMWQDSSSWPTPSPTWTQVDGVTFVGAFDAVTGDYLPEFFPTLKARGGLGPWELTADTKGCLWFGGDLIQGSYQTSSYQWLGGFGKFCGRDTTAPTKPTNLKATAAGSGVSLTWGAATDNKGSLSYQVLRNDRVIATVSTTSFNDTTATQASRYFVRAIDTAGNLGASTAGVTGGPKTTLIGYNSTWAWAFDGVDRGTAWKNTSFDDSAWGRAPAEFGFGDSDEETVISTGTPRPLTSYFRRTFDVADPSLFTTVTLNLIRDDGAAVYVNGTEVARTNLPAGALTVTTRASSGISDRGAETTPVTFSIPKSALVAGTNTIAVEMHNLEASGSDLSFDLQLLGQ, encoded by the coding sequence ATGAAGTTTCGTAGGATTCTCGCCGCGACGGTCGCGGCGGCTAGCGGTGTGCTCATCGTGCTGCCGCCGTCGACGGTTCAGGCGGCGGATCCGCCTCCCCCGACCGGGCTCACCAGCGTGACCGCGTCACCGTCGTGCTGGGCGATCAAGCAGTCGCATCCGAACTCGCCCAACGGCATCTACTGGTTGCAGACCTCCAAGCTGGTGTCGCCGGCGCAGTTCTACTGCGACATGGTGACCGACGGCGGCGGCTGGGTGCTGGTCGCCCGCGGCCGGCAGGGCTGGAACTGGTCGTACAACGGCCAGGGCACCCCCTCCGCGGTGCGGACCACGACGACGGGCACGGGCGCGTTCACCCCGGCCGCGTTGCCGGCGAAGACGATCGACGGCCTGCTCGACGGCGGCCGGGTCGACTCGCTCGTGGACGGTGTGCGCCTTCGTCGCGCGACGAACTCCGACGGTACGGACTGGCAGGAGATGCGCTGGCGGTTCGCCTCTCGCGACCGCTGGTCCTGGATGATCTCCGCCGGCCACCGGATCGCGCAGTTCACCGTCGACGGCGTCAACCGCGGCAGCGGCAGCAGCCGGTCCTGGGCGAACGACAACAGCTACCGCTACGTCGCCACCGCGCGGATCCAGCAGCACGGCTGGGCGGCCGGATTCTCGTTCGGCCCCAACATCGGCGGTGCCAACAACGCGACGAGCTATCTCTGGGAGTACGCGTCGGAGAACGCCGCGATCCCGTTCACGCAGGTGTTCATCCGGCCGCGGATCACCGACTCCTCGTTCGACGAGATCCCGACCGCCGGCACGCCCGCCAAGACGCTGAGTCCGCTGATGGACTCCAAGACCGTCAACACCACGCCGTGGGGCGTGACCGGCTGCATCGGCGGCTGCACCGAGCTCAACCTCGAGGCCGAGGGTCTCGCGCAGGTCGGCAACACGATGTTCGTCGGCGGCGCGTTCCAGTACGTCCAGAAGGGCGCCAACCCCGGCGCGGGCGAGAAGGTGGAGCAGCGCTACCTCGCCGGCTTCGACATCGACACCGGCGAGTGGCGCAGTGGCTTCCGGCCGGTGGTCAACGGCCTGGTGTGGGACCTGGCCAAGACGCCGGACAACAAGCTGATCATCTCCGGTGACTTCACGACCGTGAACGGAGTCGCGGTCGGCGGCCTCGCCAAGCTCGACCCGGTGACCGGTGCGGTCGACCCGAAGTGGCGGTCGAACGTGCTGAACGGCACTGCTCGCGGCCGGGCGCGGGCGATCGATGTGCAGGGCAGCTGGCTGTACGTCGGCGGCGACTTCAACCGGATCACCGGCGGCGACCCGACCGCGGGCGCGCTGTTCGGGCCGGTGACCGTGGGACGCGCGGCGCGCGTTAACGTCGCGAACGGCCGCCCCGACGGGACGTGGAAGCCCAACTTCAACGGCAGCATCATCGAGCTCGACGCGAGCGACCGGAACGACCGCGTCTACTTCTCCGGCTACTTCACCACGGTCAACGGCGTCACCGGCACCAACAAGGTCGCGGTGATCAACGTCACTGGCGGCGGCGTGCTCACGCCGGGCATGAAGAAGTGGGTGCCGTCGGGAACGACCGTCGACAAGCAGTACCAGCAGACGATCATGGAGATCGGCGACAGCGTCTGGGTCGGCGGCTCGGAGCACATCCTGGGCAAGTACGACCGCGACGACTTCACGTTCGAGCGCTCGTTCACCACGACCCAGGGCGGCGACTTCCAGGCTCTCGGTGTCGTGAACGGTGTCGTCTACGCCTCCTGCCACTGCGCGGAGAACATGTGGCAGGACTCGTCGTCCTGGCCGACGCCGAGCCCGACCTGGACGCAGGTCGACGGCGTCACGTTCGTCGGCGCGTTCGACGCGGTGACCGGCGACTACCTGCCGGAGTTCTTCCCGACGCTCAAGGCCCGTGGCGGTCTGGGGCCGTGGGAGCTGACCGCGGACACGAAGGGCTGCCTGTGGTTCGGCGGCGACCTGATCCAGGGGTCGTACCAGACGTCGTCGTACCAGTGGCTCGGCGGCTTCGGGAAGTTCTGTGGCCGTGACACCACCGCCCCGACCAAGCCGACGAATCTCAAGGCGACGGCGGCCGGCTCGGGCGTCTCGCTCACCTGGGGCGCGGCGACCGACAACAAGGGCAGCCTGAGCTACCAGGTGCTGCGCAACGACCGGGTGATCGCGACGGTGTCGACGACCTCGTTCAACGACACGACGGCGACCCAGGCCAGCCGGTACTTCGTCCGGGCGATCGACACCGCGGGCAACCTCGGCGCCTCGACGGCCGGTGTGACGGGTGGTCCGAAGACCACGTTGATCGGCTACAACTCCACGTGGGCTTGGGCATTCGACGGGGTCGACCGGGGCACGGCGTGGAAGAACACGTCGTTCGACGACTCCGCGTGGGGTCGCGCTCCGGCCGAGTTCGGGTTCGGCGACAGCGACGAGGAGACGGTGATCTCGACCGGGACGCCGCGGCCGCTGACCTCGTACTTCCGGAGGACGTTCGACGTCGCCGACCCGAGCCTGTTCACCACCGTCACGCTCAACCTGATCCGCGACGACGGCGCCGCCGTGTACGTCAACGGCACCGAGGTCGCCCGGACGAACCTCCCGGCGGGCGCGCTGACCGTCACCACCAGGGCGTCGAGCGGCATCAGCGACCGTGGGGCGGAGACCACACCGGTGACGTTCTCGATCCCGAAGTCCGCCCTGGTGGCGGGGACGAACACGATCGCGGTCGAGATGCACAACCTCGAGGCGTCGGGCTCGGACCTGAGCTTCGATCTGCAGCTGTTGGGGCAATGA
- a CDS encoding alpha-1,2-fucosyltransferase has product MSTVVSLRGGLGNQLFQWALAVALSENGHRVVFDTVRLRGDRPLAIAPLLSSFPRLSRPVGLGLVALDKAGLLSRLPGLRVVREPSFGYVSHLGSLLGPRNYLLGYWQSPRYFESAAASIRERVTAFGRSTLTPEGHALLAEVLAAGDVAAVHVRRGDYVTNPVAAAHHGTLGDDYYALATKQLREAGANRFLYFSDDLDWVRANLAQPDDVLVPRTVATEPIGEIALMAACAGRVIANSSFSWWAAWLADASPLSTVAPAQWFADNHADATDLVPSNWIRL; this is encoded by the coding sequence GTGAGCACGGTGGTCTCACTGCGGGGTGGGCTGGGCAATCAACTCTTCCAATGGGCGTTGGCCGTTGCGTTGTCCGAGAACGGGCACCGCGTGGTGTTCGACACCGTGCGACTGCGCGGTGACCGGCCGTTGGCGATCGCTCCGCTGCTGTCGTCGTTCCCGCGGTTGTCGCGGCCAGTGGGGCTCGGCCTGGTGGCGCTGGACAAGGCGGGTCTGCTCTCTCGCCTGCCCGGGTTGCGCGTGGTGCGGGAGCCCTCGTTCGGCTACGTCTCCCACCTGGGCTCGCTATTGGGGCCGCGGAACTACCTCCTGGGCTACTGGCAGTCGCCGCGCTACTTCGAGTCGGCTGCTGCGTCCATCCGCGAGCGAGTGACGGCGTTCGGCCGCTCGACGCTGACGCCGGAGGGCCATGCGCTGCTGGCTGAGGTCCTCGCCGCGGGCGACGTCGCGGCGGTGCACGTTCGCCGCGGCGACTACGTGACCAACCCGGTGGCGGCCGCCCACCACGGAACGTTGGGCGACGACTACTACGCGCTGGCCACGAAGCAGCTGCGCGAGGCCGGGGCGAACCGCTTCCTGTACTTCAGCGACGACCTCGACTGGGTTCGGGCCAACCTCGCCCAACCCGACGACGTGTTGGTCCCGCGAACGGTGGCGACCGAGCCGATCGGCGAGATCGCCCTGATGGCGGCGTGCGCGGGTCGGGTGATCGCGAACAGCTCGTTCAGCTGGTGGGCCGCCTGGCTTGCCGACGCCAGCCCCCTCTCGACCGTCGCCCCGGCGCAGTGGTTCGCCGACAACCACGCCGACGCCACCGACCTCGTCCCCTCGAATTGGATCCGGCTATGA
- a CDS encoding sugar transferase, whose amino-acid sequence MSVSEIPRPLIQGFRAQRTAVAHGSRAWERRYQRQLVALDLALVALAGWLAYVLRFGFEAELKHVAIAVVLPFAWLVAMQAGRGYEQRYLYVGSDEYRRVLAVGATLIALLATVSYATMAEISRIYMVTALVLAAGLDLTGRYALRRILHHRWRSGRNLHRVVLVGYERTVAEASRRLAADQRHGLQVVAACLPPDRNRHRLSDVDVPVLGTFLDIPDAVEAARADTVAVLPCPEMDGLALRRLAWELEQSQTRLLISPGLLDVAGPRTTVRPMSGLPLLHVEHAELSGPRRIVKALLDRVLAAVATLVLAPLLLLIALAIHLDSNGSALFRQVRVGKGGKEFVVYKFRTMVSDAEAQLDELEGDDGNGVLFKLRRDPRVTRVGRLLRRTSLDELPQLLNVLRGEMSLVGPRPPLPVEVDRYGVDVRRRLAVRPGITGLWQVSGRSDLSWDESVRLDLTYVENWTFWLDLVILVKTVRAVAKGTGAY is encoded by the coding sequence TTGTCCGTCAGCGAGATTCCGCGACCGCTGATTCAGGGGTTCAGGGCACAGCGGACCGCGGTCGCACACGGCTCGCGGGCCTGGGAACGCCGCTACCAGCGGCAGCTTGTCGCGCTCGACCTCGCGCTCGTCGCGCTGGCCGGGTGGCTCGCTTACGTGCTCCGCTTCGGCTTCGAGGCAGAGCTCAAGCACGTCGCGATCGCGGTGGTGCTCCCGTTCGCCTGGCTCGTCGCCATGCAGGCCGGGCGCGGGTACGAGCAGCGCTACCTCTACGTCGGCAGCGACGAGTACCGGCGCGTGCTCGCCGTCGGTGCGACGCTGATCGCCTTGCTGGCAACGGTTTCCTACGCCACCATGGCCGAGATCTCGCGGATCTACATGGTCACCGCGCTCGTCCTCGCCGCCGGCCTGGACCTCACCGGACGGTACGCACTGCGCCGAATCCTCCACCACCGTTGGCGTTCCGGCCGCAACCTGCACCGAGTCGTGCTCGTCGGGTACGAACGTACGGTCGCCGAGGCCAGCCGTCGGCTCGCCGCCGACCAGCGCCACGGCCTGCAGGTCGTCGCGGCCTGCCTGCCGCCCGATCGGAACAGGCACCGGCTGAGCGACGTCGACGTCCCGGTCCTCGGCACGTTCCTCGACATCCCCGACGCGGTCGAGGCGGCCCGCGCCGACACCGTCGCGGTCCTGCCCTGCCCGGAGATGGACGGCCTCGCGCTGCGCCGGCTCGCCTGGGAGCTCGAGCAATCCCAGACCAGGTTGCTGATCTCGCCCGGCCTGCTCGACGTCGCCGGCCCGCGTACGACGGTCCGCCCGATGTCCGGCCTGCCGCTGCTGCACGTCGAGCACGCCGAGTTGTCCGGTCCGCGCCGGATCGTCAAGGCCCTGCTGGACCGCGTCCTCGCCGCCGTCGCCACGCTCGTCCTCGCCCCGCTCCTGTTACTGATCGCGCTCGCGATTCACCTGGACAGCAATGGTTCCGCGCTGTTCCGCCAGGTCCGCGTCGGCAAGGGCGGCAAGGAGTTCGTCGTCTACAAGTTCCGCACGATGGTCTCCGACGCCGAGGCACAGCTCGACGAGCTCGAGGGCGACGACGGCAACGGCGTGCTGTTCAAGCTGCGCCGCGACCCGCGCGTCACTCGTGTCGGAAGGCTGCTGCGGCGTACGTCGCTCGACGAGCTCCCGCAACTACTCAACGTGCTCCGCGGCGAGATGTCGCTCGTCGGCCCACGCCCGCCACTGCCGGTCGAAGTGGACCGCTACGGTGTCGACGTGCGACGCCGACTCGCGGTGCGGCCCGGCATCACCGGGCTCTGGCAGGTCAGCGGCCGAAGCGACCTCTCCTGGGACGAGTCGGTACGCCTCGACCTCACCTACGTGGAGAACTGGACGTTCTGGCTTGACCTGGTGATCTTGGTCAAGACCGTGCGTGCCGTGGCGAAGGGGACCGGAGCGTACTGA
- a CDS encoding flippase: MTSTRQELAGVARGGAISFVGAAFAALGGFVLTIVVTRGIGAEGAGVVFQAIAVFTIAFNVAKLGADTGLLWQLPRLAASGLAHESRRAVLAALVPVAIASVAAAVVVYAASGLIAGDESSYANALRAMAPFLLVAAPMVVLLAATRGFGDVVPFTVVNNLALPALRPLAAGVAMLAGGGVIAVVYAWSAPLCVGLAIAAWIVWKQLRRQPTTGKQAWAGWSEFWRFTLPRGASAVLEIVLVWADVLIVGAMLGPAEAGIYAAASRFITSGTIAEQALRLAIAPRFSSLLTQGLKDRVQSLYGVSAGWIMLASWPIYVSLALYGDVVLGIFGPQFTAASTALAILAVGMMIALAAGNIQSLLLMSGNSTWQFGNKVAAVALNVTANLVLVPAYGIVGAAIAWSVTMTFDALVTVAEVRHLVGVRPELGRLLRVAVPVAVCYLAVGLVARWLFTPSVPMVVGAVLVSTALYGLWCWRERRTFDLSTFKNVLLRRQES, encoded by the coding sequence GTGACCTCGACCCGGCAGGAGCTCGCCGGCGTCGCGCGCGGCGGTGCGATCAGCTTCGTCGGCGCGGCGTTCGCTGCCCTCGGCGGCTTCGTCCTCACGATCGTCGTCACGCGCGGCATCGGCGCGGAGGGCGCGGGTGTCGTGTTCCAGGCGATCGCGGTGTTCACGATCGCGTTCAACGTCGCGAAGCTGGGCGCCGACACCGGCCTGCTCTGGCAGCTGCCGCGGCTCGCGGCGAGCGGCCTCGCGCACGAGTCCCGCCGCGCCGTCCTCGCCGCGCTCGTCCCCGTGGCCATCGCGAGTGTGGCAGCAGCCGTCGTGGTGTACGCCGCCAGCGGCTTGATCGCCGGCGACGAGTCGTCGTACGCGAACGCGCTCCGCGCGATGGCACCGTTCCTGCTCGTCGCCGCGCCGATGGTCGTGCTGCTCGCGGCGACCCGCGGCTTCGGCGACGTGGTCCCGTTCACCGTCGTCAACAACCTCGCGCTCCCGGCCCTCCGCCCGCTCGCCGCCGGCGTCGCGATGCTGGCGGGCGGCGGAGTGATCGCGGTCGTGTACGCCTGGTCGGCCCCGCTGTGCGTGGGCCTCGCGATCGCCGCCTGGATCGTCTGGAAGCAACTGCGTCGCCAGCCCACCACCGGCAAGCAGGCCTGGGCCGGCTGGTCGGAGTTCTGGCGTTTCACCTTGCCCCGTGGGGCATCCGCCGTTCTGGAGATCGTGCTCGTCTGGGCCGACGTGCTGATCGTCGGAGCGATGCTCGGCCCGGCCGAGGCCGGCATCTACGCCGCCGCGAGCCGCTTCATCACGTCCGGAACGATCGCCGAGCAAGCCCTCCGCCTCGCGATCGCGCCGCGCTTCAGCTCCCTGCTGACGCAGGGTCTGAAGGACCGCGTGCAGAGCCTGTACGGCGTCTCGGCCGGCTGGATCATGCTCGCGTCGTGGCCGATCTACGTGTCGCTCGCGCTGTACGGCGACGTCGTGCTCGGCATCTTCGGGCCGCAGTTCACCGCCGCGTCGACGGCGCTGGCGATCCTCGCGGTCGGCATGATGATCGCGCTCGCCGCCGGGAACATCCAGTCCCTGTTGCTGATGAGCGGCAACAGCACGTGGCAGTTCGGCAACAAGGTCGCCGCGGTGGCGCTGAACGTGACCGCCAACCTCGTGCTCGTTCCCGCGTACGGCATCGTCGGCGCCGCGATCGCCTGGTCGGTCACGATGACGTTCGACGCGCTCGTCACGGTCGCCGAGGTCCGCCACCTGGTCGGCGTGCGGCCGGAGCTCGGGCGGCTGCTCCGCGTCGCCGTTCCCGTGGCGGTCTGCTACCTCGCGGTCGGGCTCGTCGCCCGCTGGCTGTTCACACCGTCGGTGCCGATGGTGGTGGGCGCGGTGCTGGTGTCGACGGCCCTGTACGGCCTGTGGTGCTGGCGTGAACGCCGTACGTTCGACCTCTCGACGTTCAAGAACGTCTTGTTGCGAAGGCAGGAATCCTAA
- a CDS encoding GDP-L-fucose synthase family protein, with the protein MTTLDRDATVYVAGHRGLVGSAVWRHLEREGFTNLVGQSSHELDLRDREATFEYFAKTRPDTVILAAAKVGGIMANSTAPAEFLSDNVRIQVNALDAAHEFGVRRLLFLGSSCIYPKLAPQPIREDSLLTGPLEPTNDAYAIAKIAGVLQVQGMRRQYGVPYISAMPTNLYGPNDNFDLRTSHVLPAMIHRFHEAKVAQAESVTLWGTGTPRREFLHVDDLARACLFLLENYDDPAPINVGVGEDLPIKELAELVAEIVGYEGTLEWDTSKPDGTPRKLLDVSRLHALGWTAEIPLQQGIRETYAWFTASAM; encoded by the coding sequence ATGACCACGCTCGACCGGGATGCCACCGTCTACGTCGCCGGCCACCGGGGCCTGGTCGGGTCGGCCGTCTGGCGGCACCTCGAGCGCGAGGGTTTCACCAACCTGGTCGGCCAAAGCTCCCACGAGCTCGACCTGCGCGACCGGGAAGCGACGTTCGAGTACTTCGCGAAGACCCGCCCCGACACCGTGATCCTCGCCGCCGCCAAGGTCGGCGGGATCATGGCGAACTCCACCGCCCCCGCGGAGTTCCTCTCCGACAACGTCCGGATCCAGGTGAACGCGCTCGACGCCGCGCACGAGTTCGGCGTACGCCGGTTGCTGTTCCTCGGCTCCAGCTGCATCTACCCCAAGCTCGCGCCGCAGCCGATCCGCGAGGACAGCCTGCTCACCGGCCCGCTCGAGCCCACCAACGACGCGTACGCGATCGCCAAGATCGCCGGTGTCCTGCAGGTCCAGGGCATGCGCCGCCAGTACGGCGTCCCGTACATCTCCGCGATGCCGACCAACCTGTACGGGCCGAACGACAACTTCGACCTGCGCACGTCGCACGTCCTCCCCGCGATGATCCACCGCTTCCACGAGGCCAAGGTCGCCCAAGCCGAGAGCGTCACGCTCTGGGGCACCGGCACGCCGCGGCGGGAGTTCCTGCACGTCGACGACCTCGCCCGCGCCTGCCTGTTCCTGTTGGAGAACTACGACGACCCCGCGCCGATCAACGTCGGCGTCGGCGAGGATCTCCCCATCAAGGAGCTCGCGGAGCTCGTCGCCGAGATCGTCGGCTACGAGGGCACGCTGGAGTGGGACACCAGCAAGCCCGACGGAACGCCGCGCAAGCTGCTCGACGTCAGCAGGCTGCACGCCCTCGGCTGGACCGCGGAAATCCCTTTGCAGCAAGGGATTCGCGAGACTTACGCGTGGTTCACCGCTTCTGCAATGTGA
- a CDS encoding DUF268 domain-containing protein — MPARGRLREFARGVNRALNSYGIDLRTTAAALRGTPTFLRNRRTFRRLAAQHGHQDFVWAAPFPAPGDRYVESGSASGHYFHQDLLVAQQIRMASPARHVDVGSRVDGLIAHVAAFRDVEVFDIRPLHTSARGIEFRQLDLSSLPPEYVEYTDSLSCLHTLEHFGLGRYGDTLDYRGYLAGWDSLWSLLKPGGTFYFSVPMGQVQRIEFDAHRVFSLPYLLDLIDERYDVKLFSYVDDAGEVHIDVPLDEAGANETFGLRMGCGIFTLQKR, encoded by the coding sequence ATGCCGGCACGGGGTCGGTTGCGGGAGTTCGCGCGCGGAGTCAACCGGGCGCTGAACTCCTACGGCATCGACCTGCGGACGACTGCCGCCGCGTTGCGTGGGACGCCGACGTTCCTGCGCAACCGGCGGACGTTCCGCCGGCTCGCCGCGCAGCACGGGCATCAGGACTTCGTGTGGGCCGCGCCGTTCCCCGCGCCGGGCGACCGGTACGTGGAGAGCGGCTCGGCGTCTGGGCACTACTTCCACCAGGATCTCCTGGTGGCGCAGCAGATTCGGATGGCGTCGCCCGCGCGGCACGTCGATGTCGGCTCGCGCGTAGACGGGCTGATCGCGCACGTGGCGGCGTTCCGGGACGTCGAGGTCTTCGACATCCGGCCGCTGCACACGTCGGCGCGGGGGATCGAGTTCCGGCAGCTCGACCTGAGCTCGTTGCCCCCGGAGTACGTGGAGTACACCGACTCGCTGTCCTGCCTGCACACGCTGGAGCACTTCGGGCTCGGGCGATACGGTGACACGCTCGACTACCGCGGCTACCTCGCCGGGTGGGACTCGCTGTGGAGTTTGCTCAAGCCTGGTGGGACATTCTACTTCTCGGTGCCGATGGGGCAGGTGCAGCGGATCGAGTTCGACGCGCACCGGGTCTTCTCGTTGCCGTACCTGCTCGACCTGATCGACGAGCGGTACGACGTGAAGCTGTTCTCCTACGTGGACGACGCCGGCGAGGTCCACATCGACGTGCCTCTCGACGAGGCCGGCGCGAACGAGACGTTCGGATTGCGAATGGGTTGTGGCATCTTCACATTGCAGAAGCGGTGA
- a CDS encoding glycosyltransferase family 2 protein: MTAPQTGTRTWPLPALPTVAVVVCTRDRRELLHRALNAIAKQDYEGSIELVVVFDQSERFDLPADDNRPVKILDNQRKPGLAGARNTGIEAADTDLVAFCDDDDEWHPSKISAQVDALQQRPDCCFVATGMVVHYEGRQLRRPVPYEEVTLLELLPNRIAEIHPSSFLFERTALKHRIGLVNEDLPGAYGEDYDLMLRAARVAPLLCVREPLVDVYWHQSSFFASKWEVIVDAHSYLLEAHPEYRRQPRFGAWHEGKIAFAYAALGKHKDARRWAVRALKHQPTQKQALVALAASFRLINPTWVQKLAQRTGRGV; encoded by the coding sequence GTGACCGCTCCACAGACGGGCACGCGGACGTGGCCGTTGCCTGCGCTGCCCACTGTCGCCGTCGTGGTCTGCACCAGGGACCGGCGCGAGCTCCTCCATCGAGCGCTGAACGCGATCGCCAAGCAGGACTACGAGGGAAGCATCGAGCTCGTCGTCGTCTTCGACCAGTCCGAACGCTTCGACCTCCCCGCCGACGACAACCGGCCGGTCAAGATCCTCGACAACCAACGCAAGCCGGGCCTCGCCGGCGCTCGCAACACCGGGATCGAGGCGGCCGACACCGACCTGGTCGCGTTCTGCGACGACGACGACGAGTGGCACCCCAGCAAGATCTCCGCCCAGGTCGACGCCCTCCAGCAACGCCCCGACTGCTGCTTCGTCGCCACCGGCATGGTCGTCCACTATGAGGGCCGCCAGCTGCGACGCCCGGTCCCGTACGAGGAAGTCACCCTCCTCGAGCTCCTCCCGAACAGGATCGCCGAGATCCACCCGAGCTCGTTCCTGTTCGAACGCACAGCCCTCAAGCACAGGATCGGCCTCGTCAACGAGGACCTCCCCGGCGCGTACGGCGAGGACTACGACCTGATGCTGCGCGCCGCTCGCGTCGCCCCGCTGCTGTGCGTCCGCGAGCCGCTCGTCGACGTCTACTGGCACCAGTCCTCCTTCTTCGCCTCGAAGTGGGAGGTGATCGTCGACGCGCACAGCTACCTGCTCGAGGCGCACCCCGAGTACCGCAGGCAGCCGCGGTTCGGCGCCTGGCACGAGGGCAAGATCGCGTTCGCGTACGCCGCGCTCGGCAAGCACAAGGACGCCCGCCGGTGGGCCGTCAGAGCGCTCAAGCACCAGCCGACCCAGAAGCAGGCGCTCGTCGCCCTCGCCGCCTCGTTCCGACTGATCAACCCCACCTGGGTCCAGAAGCTCGCCCAACGAACCGGCCGAGGCGTATGA